The Mytilus galloprovincialis chromosome 7, xbMytGall1.hap1.1, whole genome shotgun sequence genome has a window encoding:
- the LOC143083673 gene encoding uncharacterized protein LOC143083673, which yields MASVPSKSCVSTKCSPDTSSNHVDIHPKRSHDGSETTIPSNNNTENIKKRRCNRLNSNCEGISTECCTNITNINKNTSEWTMQCLSNFHIQTETDASEPSNKLLDAYQLFTNGLLHFINDKNKCATLVSNFGERSEEDKQKYDCYKYAVHDLFNIDCHHIDEVTDEDLKKIKTDLWIDNFVEKITSTKQRKVRERTCRDLSRHLNMFKRQLIYMLRRQRGNDLKEISEGMYQELFVSFARIFGLNIVSGSNVEQYSLNINDTDIVAIPDGLICHPTDLNEDKICAVIKVKGYREDEGNDYVSDMRSSNNSCYAPHIDSSLKGQLGGQFICTLPFSVFGNNGMYGFLVQGTNVTLTSFKPENGYYTNLCNGNLQNKGAVILYSKEYNLLRKGDRRQMVQTFLDMGKLLEHF from the exons atGGCATCTGTCCCATCCAAGTCGTGTGTTTCAACTAAATGCAGCCCTGACACTTCCTCCAACCACGTTGATATTCACCCAAAGAGAAGTCATGATGGCTCAGAAACTACTATCCCCTCCAACAATAACACTGAAAATATCAAAAAGCGTAGATGCAACAGACTGAACAGTAATTGTGAAGGCATTTCCACAGAATGTTGCACAAACATtacaaacataaacaaaaatactTCTGAATGGACAATGCAATGTTTATCAAACTTTCATATCCAAACTGAAACTGACGCGTCAGAACCTTCAAATAAATTGTTGGATGCATACCAATTATTCACAAATGGCTTGTTGCATTtcataaatgataaaaataaatgtgcaaCCCTTGTAAGCAATTTTGGAGAACGCAGTGAAGAAGACAAGCAAAAATATGATTGTTACAAATATGCAGtacatgatttatttaatatCGACTGTCATCACATTGATGAAGTTACTGATGAAGACCTCAAGAAGATTAAAACTGATTTATGGATTgataattttgttgaaaaaattacTAGTACTAAACAACGCAAAGTGCGTGAAAG aaCTTGTAGAGATTTATCTAGGCacctaaacatgtttaaaaggcAGCTTATCTATATGCTTAGAAGACAAAGAGGAaatgatttaaaagaaatatctGAAGGAATGTATCAAGAATTGTTTGTTTCATTTGCACGAATATTTGGCTTAAATATTGT GAGTGGCTCAAATGTTGAACAGTACTCATTAAACATTAACGATACAGATATTGTTGCCATACCAGATGGATTGATATGCCATCCGACAGATCTTAACGAGGACAAGATATGTGCTGTCATTAAG GTGAAGGGGTACAGAGAAGATGAAGGCAATGATTATGTCAGTGATATGAGAAGTTCAAATAATTCATGTTATGCCCCGCACATTGATTCATCCTTGAAAGGTCAACTTGGTGGACAGTTCATATGTACTTTACCATTCTCAGTCTTTGGAAATAATGGAATGTATGGATTCCTTGTACAAGGAACAAAT GTGACACTGACATCTTTTAAACCAGAGAATGGATATTATACTAATTTATGTAATGGAAATTTGCAGAACAAAGGAGCAGTAATATTATACAGCAAAGAATATAATCTTCTTAGAAAAGGAGACAGAAGACAGATGGTACAAACATTCTTAGACATGGGGAAGTTACTAGAACATTTctag